In Zunongwangia profunda SM-A87, the following proteins share a genomic window:
- a CDS encoding HipA N-terminal domain-containing protein, translating into MRQAKIFYDTIYCGKLTETNDGEFVFQYEEDYVRNYPNQFVTFTMPVREKEYKEKRLFAFFEGLIPEGWLLDIASKNWKINRNDRMGLLLACCKNCIGAVSVEPIFDEDE; encoded by the coding sequence ATGAGGCAAGCTAAGATTTTTTACGATACCATTTATTGCGGTAAATTGACCGAAACCAATGATGGCGAGTTTGTGTTTCAATATGAAGAGGATTATGTTCGTAATTATCCTAATCAATTTGTCACGTTTACGATGCCTGTTCGTGAAAAAGAATATAAAGAAAAACGGCTTTTTGCCTTTTTCGAAGGTTTAATTCCTGAAGGTTGGCTATTGGATATTGCTTCTAAAAACTGGAAGATTAATAGAAATGACCGTATGGGATTATTATTGGCTTGTTGTAAAAACTGTATAGGCGCAGTAAGTGTTGAACCAATATTTGACGAAGATGAGTAA
- a CDS encoding helix-turn-helix domain-containing protein: protein MEELASFVKARRKEVNLTQEEFADRAGVALTVIRKIEQNQTNLNLDKVNQVLKMFGHKLAPVGLKDIETYEAS from the coding sequence ATGGAAGAATTGGCGTCATTTGTAAAAGCGCGGAGAAAAGAAGTAAACTTAACGCAAGAAGAGTTTGCTGATCGTGCCGGGGTAGCGTTGACCGTTATTCGAAAAATTGAACAAAATCAAACAAATTTAAATTTGGATAAAGTAAACCAGGTTCTAAAAATGTTTGGTCATAAGCTCGCACCAGTTGGTTTAAAAGACATAGAAACTTATGAGGCAAGCTAA
- a CDS encoding PDDEXK-like family protein, with product MHKHRITPEATKNLLQEVQKIIEKHKILAIKKGEDFNLFSIMQMESNETFTHSAIISALLDPKGNHYKGELFLELFLDEIKYDYTGERLELTVIKTEFHIGKIDNKCEKGGFIDILIEFSSGKTIAIENKIYANDQPGQLYRYKQYNRKKTSIYYLNLFGVKPSEHSHKTLKENEDYNILSYQNHILKWLKKCIENSTNELIVNSSIKQYFILIQKLTHTMDKTREKELKNAIIDNLEAAKYVSHNYTNIIYNIREQFRQHLINSLKTELTVDYVVREGKTPNNEFSHIFIQPRNFKNKKIEFAIESFSGRGNHGGKLYIGIIDRLQTKPNIKFINTTEDKYLSEWWPVTRLIKTMQGNNFHLNSESLLKKISDQNSPMCEKLVNHVTEQAVDFIQEYTSTLLEVQNNALKEEA from the coding sequence ATGCACAAACACAGAATCACTCCTGAAGCAACTAAGAATTTACTTCAGGAAGTTCAAAAAATCATCGAGAAACATAAAATTTTAGCAATAAAAAAAGGTGAAGATTTTAATTTATTTTCAATTATGCAGATGGAAAGTAATGAAACCTTTACCCATTCGGCAATTATATCTGCATTGCTTGATCCAAAAGGAAATCATTATAAAGGTGAATTATTTCTTGAATTATTTTTAGATGAAATTAAGTACGATTATACCGGAGAAAGACTGGAATTAACAGTAATTAAAACTGAATTCCATATTGGCAAAATTGACAATAAATGTGAGAAAGGAGGGTTTATCGATATTCTTATAGAGTTTTCATCAGGAAAAACTATTGCAATAGAGAATAAAATCTATGCTAATGATCAACCTGGCCAACTATATCGATACAAGCAATACAATAGAAAAAAAACAAGTATTTATTATCTAAATTTATTTGGAGTTAAACCTAGTGAACATAGTCACAAAACTCTCAAAGAAAACGAAGACTATAATATTCTTTCTTATCAAAATCATATTTTAAAATGGTTAAAAAAATGTATTGAGAATTCTACAAATGAACTCATCGTAAATAGTTCGATTAAACAATACTTTATTTTAATTCAAAAACTAACACATACTATGGACAAAACACGTGAGAAAGAATTAAAAAATGCCATTATTGATAATCTTGAAGCTGCAAAATACGTGAGTCATAACTACACTAATATAATTTATAATATAAGAGAACAATTTAGGCAACATCTTATTAATAGCTTGAAAACAGAATTAACTGTAGATTACGTAGTAAGGGAGGGGAAAACTCCTAATAATGAATTCTCTCATATTTTTATACAACCTAGAAATTTTAAAAATAAGAAAATTGAATTTGCTATAGAGTCCTTTAGTGGAAGAGGGAATCATGGAGGGAAATTATACATAGGAATAATTGATCGTCTTCAAACTAAACCGAACATTAAATTCATCAATACAACAGAAGATAAATATTTATCTGAATGGTGGCCTGTTACTAGGCTCATAAAAACGATGCAAGGAAACAATTTCCATTTAAATAGCGAAAGCTTACTTAAAAAGATTTCAGATCAAAATTCCCCAATGTGTGAAAAATTAGTCAATCATGTTACGGAACAAGCAGTAGATTTTATTCAGGAATACACATCAACATTACTAGAAGTTCAAAATAACGCCTTAAAAGAAGAAGCTTAA
- a CDS encoding ATP-dependent nuclease has translation MYLAKLTIENFRGIKKMILEFQKRINILIGENGSNKSAVIDAIRLLYNMGEQLRDLSVGFSDFHESVTTNTDGSITIDRSSKIKISFEFRGLSASQKGALYEYMVIDPEDDENEYAGITLTFEDKGGKYPVSSYYTGNVEGQRADYKTFEIFQHYYLSGLRDSTKDLLSNRGNVLGRVIKRRVEKNESEAKIEQIMTDANDRLLEQPEVSETRSGVNDNLSSIYQRFRDNQIGLQIEQSKTEYIVNAIKPYLPHDRVLLSGDGFSLWQNSLGQNNLIYIATVLGDIKHQIEENKIPHFALLIEEPEAHLHPQLQLSLCGFLRDSSTSKNSQLFITSHSPTLTSKVPLKNLILLDKKAFRLSKQFKNREDESIIENTRAGTKITNARFQFRQDQLERYIDVTKSQLLFAKAILFVEGISEELLITAFTELKNYRLEDYRIELVNVGGTSFYPFMHLFNSSKNEKAILKPITILTDNDKFPKSKRKEFKFEKLILDDYDVLDTLDAEIQDAAPNCRVANLNSVANAQAHIKIFDAEKTFEYELALANVPKDKNELENNFLFKYIRKKDKNKADNILEYTATIDADDWDDASRRKTAILMWKTITSKGTFAQNFSIYLLKHIKRARKEFEVPKYILKGLKHLKQGV, from the coding sequence GTGTATCTAGCAAAACTAACCATAGAAAACTTTAGAGGTATCAAAAAAATGATACTGGAATTTCAGAAGCGCATTAATATCTTAATTGGAGAAAATGGCAGTAATAAATCTGCGGTTATTGATGCCATACGCTTGCTCTACAATATGGGAGAACAATTAAGGGATCTATCTGTTGGTTTTTCAGATTTTCACGAAAGTGTGACAACTAATACTGACGGTAGTATTACAATAGATCGCTCTAGCAAGATTAAAATCTCTTTCGAATTTAGAGGATTGTCTGCATCTCAAAAAGGTGCATTGTATGAATATATGGTCATTGATCCTGAAGATGATGAAAATGAATATGCAGGGATTACATTAACCTTTGAAGATAAGGGAGGAAAATATCCAGTATCATCTTATTATACAGGAAATGTAGAAGGTCAACGTGCAGATTATAAAACATTTGAGATTTTTCAGCATTATTATTTAAGTGGATTACGTGACAGTACAAAGGATCTTTTAAGCAATAGAGGCAACGTTTTAGGACGTGTCATAAAAAGACGTGTTGAAAAAAACGAGTCAGAAGCGAAAATTGAACAAATTATGACAGATGCTAATGATAGGTTGCTAGAACAACCAGAAGTATCTGAAACTCGTTCTGGGGTAAATGATAATCTATCTAGCATTTACCAGCGTTTTAGAGACAATCAGATAGGGCTTCAAATTGAACAATCTAAAACAGAGTACATTGTAAATGCTATTAAGCCTTATTTACCTCACGATAGGGTATTGTTAAGTGGAGATGGTTTTTCTCTTTGGCAAAATAGCTTAGGACAAAACAACCTTATATACATTGCAACAGTTTTAGGAGATATAAAGCATCAAATAGAAGAAAATAAAATTCCTCATTTTGCGCTATTGATAGAAGAGCCAGAGGCGCACTTACATCCGCAGTTGCAGTTAAGTTTGTGTGGATTCTTGAGAGATTCTAGTACTTCAAAAAATAGCCAACTTTTTATTACCAGTCATTCGCCCACCTTAACTTCAAAAGTTCCTTTAAAAAACTTGATTCTGTTAGATAAAAAAGCTTTCAGACTTTCTAAGCAATTCAAAAACAGAGAAGATGAATCTATCATTGAAAACACGCGAGCAGGAACTAAGATCACAAATGCTAGATTTCAATTTAGGCAAGACCAGCTGGAGCGTTATATAGATGTTACTAAATCTCAATTATTGTTTGCAAAGGCGATACTTTTTGTAGAAGGAATTTCTGAAGAATTGCTTATAACTGCGTTTACGGAGCTTAAAAATTATCGTTTAGAAGATTACAGGATCGAACTTGTCAATGTAGGTGGGACAAGTTTCTATCCTTTTATGCATCTTTTCAACTCTTCAAAAAATGAAAAGGCCATTTTAAAGCCCATAACTATTCTCACTGATAATGATAAGTTTCCTAAATCAAAGCGAAAAGAATTTAAGTTTGAAAAACTTATATTGGATGATTACGATGTATTAGATACTCTCGATGCAGAAATTCAAGATGCAGCACCTAATTGTAGAGTCGCAAATTTGAACTCTGTTGCAAATGCTCAAGCTCATATAAAAATCTTTGATGCAGAAAAAACTTTTGAATACGAACTTGCACTTGCCAATGTCCCAAAAGATAAGAATGAATTAGAGAATAATTTTCTATTCAAATACATCCGAAAAAAAGATAAAAATAAAGCCGATAATATATTAGAATACACAGCGACTATAGATGCCGATGATTGGGATGATGCATCAAGACGAAAAACTGCAATCCTAATGTGGAAAACGATTACTTCTAAGGGTACGTTTGCCCAAAATTTTTCCATCTACTTACTAAAGCACATCAAGAGAGCTCGCAAAGAATTTGAGGTTCCAAAATATATACTTAAAGGCTTGAAACATTTAAAACAAGGTGTATGA
- a CDS encoding UvrD-helicase domain-containing protein, protein MNIDITSELQAYLDASGKVVLNACPGGGKTTAIAQKIINLEPQYLKKYDAYSGIACLSFTNAAKDELNETYSRLCGKTLSYPSIISTIDSFINIYITLPYYYLLQRDFARPRILENNKKLNKFWNITYTQNGKVKQGISRPLLEFKNKAGKYLYFVYPPADIRIEPDGTFSLKGIVPSEDKVDPEKFINYCKYIKNWQFKRGLITTNDSSFIALTLLKKFPKIAIWLSKRFPHIIVDEAQDNSLLQHQVFDKLQEHGLKNIEFIGDPYQSLYEFRDANPQLFLSKFQNDSYQGLELTDNRRSPQHIIDCFSLLRPDTASKINTACTEDLKEPILIYRYSTEDRSKVVQHFDDYCYVNNSD, encoded by the coding sequence ATGAATATAGATATTACTTCCGAACTTCAAGCCTATCTGGATGCTAGCGGCAAAGTAGTTTTAAATGCTTGCCCTGGCGGAGGAAAAACAACAGCTATCGCTCAAAAAATTATCAACCTTGAACCTCAATACTTAAAAAAATACGATGCATATTCTGGTATCGCTTGTTTATCCTTTACAAACGCAGCAAAAGATGAACTCAACGAAACATACTCTAGACTCTGCGGAAAAACCTTGAGCTACCCAAGCATAATTAGTACCATAGATAGCTTTATAAATATCTATATTACTTTACCATATTATTACTTATTACAACGTGATTTTGCTCGACCACGAATTCTTGAGAATAATAAGAAACTCAATAAATTCTGGAACATTACCTACACTCAAAATGGAAAAGTTAAACAAGGCATAAGCCGACCATTATTGGAATTCAAAAATAAAGCGGGCAAATATTTATATTTTGTTTATCCACCTGCTGACATTCGCATAGAGCCAGATGGTACTTTCTCTTTAAAAGGTATTGTACCTTCAGAAGATAAAGTTGACCCTGAAAAATTTATTAATTACTGCAAATACATTAAGAATTGGCAATTTAAAAGAGGACTAATTACAACTAACGATTCTTCATTCATTGCGTTAACCTTGCTTAAGAAATTTCCTAAAATTGCAATTTGGCTTTCAAAACGATTTCCTCATATCATAGTAGACGAAGCTCAAGATAATTCTTTATTACAGCATCAAGTATTTGATAAGCTTCAAGAGCACGGACTTAAAAATATTGAATTTATTGGTGATCCCTATCAAAGTCTTTACGAGTTTAGGGATGCTAATCCACAATTGTTCTTATCCAAATTTCAGAACGATTCGTACCAAGGTTTAGAGCTTACAGATAATCGAAGGTCTCCGCAGCATATAATAGACTGCTTTTCTCTACTGCGACCTGATACTGCTTCAAAAATAAATACTGCTTGCACAGAGGATTTAAAAGAGCCTATTTTAATATATAGATACAGCACAGAAGATCGTAGTAAAGTGGTTCAGCATTTTGATGATTATTGCTATGTAAATAATTCTGACTAA
- a CDS encoding IS110 family transposase — translation MQKFLKLLNFRLDVVVKDVCGLTGMKIIEDICKGNLDPYKLAEHRHYNCRKPKEEIARALHGNNREDYLFGLQQELENYRFCQRKIKACDKEIKRTIKHYINANPETKKLKTTEKPHKRINKNAPDIKDMNQLAYRYFDGVDLFAIEGLSHASILSIMSEIGPEGFKKFRTSKQFTSWLRLAPNNKISGGKILSNRVPKGSNRLKIALRQAANAIGNLKDTHLSDFFKRIAFRRGRHSAVSATARKLAVIIWNMVTKKVPYDPPRQYLFLDQKRKMGLAKRIKKQIDKFDLKPEDLGFDKTLNINIQN, via the coding sequence ATGCAGAAGTTCCTGAAACTGCTCAACTTTAGGCTGGACGTAGTGGTCAAGGATGTCTGCGGGCTTACCGGCATGAAGATCATAGAGGACATCTGCAAGGGAAACCTTGATCCATACAAACTAGCCGAACACCGTCATTACAACTGCCGTAAGCCCAAAGAAGAAATCGCAAGGGCTTTACACGGCAACAACAGGGAGGACTATCTCTTCGGGCTACAACAGGAACTGGAGAACTACAGGTTTTGCCAAAGGAAGATAAAGGCCTGCGACAAGGAGATCAAAAGGACCATCAAGCACTATATCAATGCAAACCCCGAAACCAAGAAATTAAAAACCACAGAGAAACCGCACAAGCGGATCAATAAGAACGCACCGGATATCAAGGATATGAACCAACTTGCCTACAGGTACTTCGACGGGGTAGACCTTTTTGCCATAGAGGGACTCTCACATGCCTCTATCCTGAGCATCATGAGCGAGATCGGGCCGGAAGGCTTTAAAAAGTTCAGGACCTCAAAACAGTTCACCTCTTGGCTAAGGCTTGCCCCAAACAACAAGATTTCTGGGGGGAAAATACTCAGCAACAGGGTACCAAAGGGCAGCAACAGGCTAAAAATAGCACTACGACAGGCAGCCAATGCCATAGGGAACCTTAAGGACACCCACCTATCGGACTTCTTTAAAAGGATCGCCTTCAGAAGGGGAAGACACTCAGCCGTAAGTGCAACGGCAAGAAAACTGGCCGTCATAATCTGGAACATGGTCACCAAAAAAGTACCCTACGACCCACCAAGGCAATATCTGTTCCTGGACCAAAAAAGAAAAATGGGACTCGCCAAAAGAATCAAAAAACAAATCGATAAATTTGATCTGAAACCTGAAGATTTAGGATTTGATAAAACATTGAATATCAACATCCAAAATTGA
- a CDS encoding IS110 family transposase has protein sequence MERKMKLGMEVVNFNAAGIDVGSRSHYVAVGQELEDVKEFGVYAEDLTALCHWLLECDVTTVAMESTGDYWQNLYTELIGFGFEVVLANGKFTKKREGQENGCQRL, from the coding sequence ATGGAAAGGAAAATGAAACTGGGAATGGAGGTTGTCAATTTCAATGCCGCAGGCATCGATGTGGGCAGCCGCTCCCATTATGTGGCTGTTGGGCAGGAACTGGAAGATGTCAAGGAGTTCGGCGTTTACGCCGAAGACCTTACTGCACTTTGTCATTGGCTCTTGGAATGCGATGTTACCACCGTGGCCATGGAATCCACAGGCGATTACTGGCAGAACCTCTATACCGAGCTTATCGGATTCGGGTTCGAGGTAGTGCTGGCCAATGGTAAGTTCACCAAAAAACGCGAAGGGCAGGAAAACGGATGTCAAAGATTGTAG
- a CDS encoding 3'-5' exonuclease has product MENYDQRKVVVRGNTVRNKMLGRNAVEEPWKSNIPYELITARIEYEDNNLREAVRLMRSIVIDLKNPEATPSKKAELREDLKTDYNHNAKLIKLIKNLPQLTNTVEVWSQKCCDYIEKHLGIDATISFKIKRASTKFKKTTRNEPVNHHFKRVDIAQTNALTTVHQVKGKTLDAILVFFDEKNHKENINFRDIEPEQNGFISEKKRIIYVAMSRAKHLLAMAFPLSISDKQITDKFGDNVIIVKSAELT; this is encoded by the coding sequence GTGGAGAATTACGACCAACGTAAAGTTGTAGTTAGGGGAAACACTGTTAGGAATAAAATGTTAGGACGAAATGCTGTTGAAGAACCCTGGAAAAGCAATATTCCATATGAACTAATAACCGCTCGCATAGAATATGAAGATAATAACCTAAGAGAAGCCGTAAGATTAATGAGATCTATCGTGATAGATCTTAAGAATCCAGAGGCAACTCCATCAAAAAAAGCAGAGCTTAGAGAAGATTTAAAAACGGACTATAATCACAATGCAAAATTGATTAAACTCATAAAAAATCTTCCGCAATTAACAAATACGGTTGAAGTGTGGTCTCAGAAATGTTGCGATTACATCGAAAAACATCTTGGAATTGATGCAACCATATCATTCAAAATTAAAAGAGCTTCAACTAAATTTAAAAAAACGACGAGAAATGAGCCAGTAAATCATCATTTCAAACGCGTTGATATTGCACAAACTAATGCGCTTACTACGGTACATCAGGTAAAAGGAAAAACGCTTGACGCAATACTCGTGTTCTTTGATGAAAAAAATCATAAAGAAAATATTAACTTTAGAGATATAGAACCTGAACAAAATGGATTTATATCAGAAAAGAAAAGAATTATTTATGTTGCTATGTCAAGGGCCAAACATCTATTAGCAATGGCTTTTCCTTTATCGATTAGTGATAAACAGATTACCGATAAATTTGGGGATAATGTAATTATAGTCAAATCCGCAGAGCTTACATAA
- a CDS encoding SGNH/GDSL hydrolase family protein, whose amino-acid sequence MKLKHLFYLGFLFFSGLIFSQNEQYKELMSQDWPNLKRYREANEQVKQQDKAVTAVFMGNSITQGWYDQHPDFFMENNYIGRGISGQTTPQMLIRFTPEVIDLQPKVVVILAGTNDIAGNTGFSSVKMITDNIKAMAQLATANNIKVVLSSILPVYDYPWRPGLEPVAKIAEVNNWLKTYAEQNDHVYLDYFPALANEQQGMKKEYASDGVHPTDAGYKVMEPLVKEAIEKALKQ is encoded by the coding sequence ATGAAATTGAAGCATTTATTTTATTTAGGATTTCTTTTTTTTAGCGGCCTAATATTTTCACAAAACGAACAATACAAAGAACTTATGAGTCAGGATTGGCCAAATCTAAAGCGATATCGGGAAGCTAACGAACAGGTAAAACAACAGGACAAAGCGGTTACTGCCGTTTTTATGGGAAATTCCATTACCCAGGGCTGGTACGATCAACACCCTGATTTTTTTATGGAAAATAATTATATAGGTCGGGGTATCAGCGGGCAAACCACTCCGCAAATGCTTATCAGGTTTACCCCAGAGGTGATCGATCTACAACCAAAAGTAGTAGTAATCCTTGCCGGTACGAACGATATTGCCGGCAATACCGGGTTTTCTTCGGTAAAAATGATTACCGATAACATTAAAGCCATGGCGCAACTGGCCACTGCCAATAACATAAAGGTCGTACTAAGTTCTATACTGCCCGTATACGATTATCCCTGGCGCCCGGGATTAGAACCGGTAGCTAAAATCGCTGAAGTCAATAACTGGCTAAAAACTTATGCCGAACAAAATGATCATGTGTATCTGGATTATTTTCCTGCGCTGGCCAATGAGCAACAGGGGATGAAAAAAGAATATGCCTCAGATGGTGTTCATCCTACCGATGCAGGGTATAAAGTTATGGAACCACTGGTAAAAGAGGCCATTGAAAAAGCCTTGAAGCAATAA
- a CDS encoding M28 family metallopeptidase — protein sequence MKKLLVFALTASLVGCGAHQKDVDNADPMKYAETITPSDLKERVYIFASDEFEGRETGEPGQKKAAEYLKEQYKKFDIPSALGGDDYFQEVPKSYFRGDTKASENVVAFIKGSEKPEEVLVISSHYDHVGMDKDGNVFNGADDDASGTMGVVEIAQAFSEAVKDGYTPKRSILFLNNTGEEKGLVGSKFYTDNPIFPLEETVANLNIDMIGRIDPDHEGNDNYIYLIGSDKLSTELHELSEEVNSKYMNLDLDYTYNDENDPNRFYYRSDHYNFAKNNVPVIFYFNGVHADYHKITDTPDKINYDALSKRARLVFLTAWEIANRDERLVVDKAE from the coding sequence ATGAAAAAATTATTAGTATTTGCCCTAACTGCCAGTTTAGTTGGCTGCGGCGCACATCAAAAAGATGTAGATAATGCCGATCCAATGAAATATGCTGAAACCATTACTCCTTCAGATCTAAAGGAACGAGTTTATATTTTTGCCAGTGACGAGTTCGAAGGTCGTGAAACAGGAGAACCGGGACAGAAAAAAGCTGCTGAATATTTAAAAGAACAATATAAAAAGTTTGATATCCCATCGGCCCTCGGTGGTGACGATTACTTTCAGGAAGTACCCAAAAGTTACTTTAGGGGAGATACCAAAGCATCTGAAAACGTGGTTGCTTTTATTAAAGGAAGCGAAAAACCAGAAGAGGTATTAGTTATTTCTTCTCATTACGATCACGTAGGTATGGATAAAGATGGTAACGTATTTAACGGTGCAGATGATGATGCTTCAGGAACTATGGGGGTTGTAGAAATCGCTCAGGCATTTTCAGAAGCCGTAAAAGATGGATACACTCCAAAACGTTCTATTCTTTTCCTTAACAATACCGGAGAAGAAAAAGGACTTGTAGGCTCTAAATTTTATACCGATAATCCAATTTTTCCTTTAGAAGAAACGGTAGCAAACCTTAATATCGATATGATTGGTCGTATTGATCCTGATCATGAAGGTAACGATAACTATATTTATCTTATAGGAAGTGATAAACTAAGTACAGAACTACACGAACTTAGTGAAGAAGTAAATTCTAAATACATGAATTTGGATTTAGATTACACCTATAATGATGAAAATGATCCTAACCGTTTTTATTACAGAAGTGACCATTACAATTTTGCTAAAAACAATGTTCCGGTGATTTTCTATTTTAATGGCGTTCATGCCGATTATCATAAAATCACAGATACTCCAGATAAAATCAATTACGATGCATTATCAAAAAGAGCCCGACTTGTTTTCTTAACTGCCTGGGAAATTGCTAACCGTGACGAACGTTTAGTCGTAGATAAAGCTGAATAA
- a CDS encoding transposase: MEKGKQRRVFSVELKLDLVKKIEHGDLRVLDVTNVYGVSRTAVYKWLRKYSDLYRSETRVIVEQKSMSKKNKELQDQIKKLEQALGQKQMRIDYLEKVVEFASERCGEDIEKKNKRLS; encoded by the coding sequence ATGGAAAAAGGTAAACAACGCCGGGTTTTTAGTGTTGAGCTAAAACTTGATTTAGTGAAAAAAATCGAACATGGTGACCTCCGAGTTTTGGATGTCACCAATGTGTACGGAGTGAGTCGTACCGCCGTTTACAAATGGCTCAGAAAATATTCCGATCTTTACCGCAGCGAAACCAGGGTTATAGTGGAACAAAAAAGTATGAGCAAAAAGAACAAAGAACTGCAAGATCAGATCAAGAAACTTGAGCAAGCCCTTGGTCAGAAACAGATGCGAATTGATTACCTGGAGAAGGTCGTTGAATTTGCTTCGGAACGTTGTGGGGAGGATATCGAAAAAAAGAACAAACGGCTGTCCTAG
- a CDS encoding IS3 family transposase has product MNKSSFNGSMTALYNMIGITKQAHYKRVKQQAHLSGIAQEVIASAQEIRKKHRNMGCRKLYDQIKPERIGRDRFEAILLANGFRVARIKSHHRTTYAGKRWYPNLISGTTIKKENRLLVSDITYISVYIGCHYYLTLVLDVYSRMITGWSLSANMTTEDTVVPAFKMAVAGLDNQERKKLIFHSDRGSQYGSDKMEQLHKHYSTTPSMGGKAWENAHAESINGILKNEYINFENMNISLKQAQKLVEEAIYLYNFERPHGSLKNRKPQEFLNFVQRLATEQRPVFKINY; this is encoded by the coding sequence ATGAACAAGTCAAGTTTTAATGGTTCCATGACAGCATTATATAACATGATAGGGATAACCAAGCAGGCTCACTATAAGCGGGTTAAACAACAGGCTCACTTGTCAGGGATTGCTCAGGAAGTAATTGCATCTGCTCAAGAAATCCGTAAGAAACATAGGAATATGGGGTGTCGCAAGCTTTATGATCAGATCAAGCCCGAGAGGATAGGCAGGGATAGGTTTGAAGCAATCCTTCTCGCCAATGGATTTAGGGTAGCACGTATAAAAAGCCATCACCGTACGACCTATGCAGGTAAGCGGTGGTATCCAAACCTGATAAGTGGCACTACAATAAAGAAAGAAAACAGGCTCTTGGTGAGTGACATAACTTATATATCGGTTTATATAGGATGCCATTACTATCTTACCCTGGTGCTAGATGTTTATAGCCGAATGATTACAGGATGGAGCTTATCGGCCAACATGACCACAGAGGACACCGTTGTTCCAGCCTTTAAGATGGCTGTAGCAGGTCTAGACAATCAAGAACGCAAAAAACTTATTTTTCATTCAGACAGGGGCAGCCAGTATGGTTCAGACAAAATGGAACAACTCCATAAGCACTATTCAACCACCCCTAGCATGGGAGGGAAAGCCTGGGAGAATGCCCATGCAGAGTCTATAAATGGGATACTTAAGAATGAGTATATCAATTTCGAAAATATGAATATATCACTTAAACAAGCTCAAAAGTTGGTAGAAGAGGCCATTTATTTATATAATTTTGAGCGGCCACATGGTTCACTGAAAAATAGGAAACCACAAGAATTTTTAAACTTTGTTCAGCGCTTAGCTACTGAACAAAGACCAGTATTTAAAATAAATTATTAA
- a CDS encoding protein-L-isoaspartate(D-aspartate) O-methyltransferase — translation MYKDTFRHKGKRQQLVEVIIKKGIQDRRVLHAIGKIPRHLFMDSSFEDHAYQDKAFPIAADQTISQPYTVAFQSELLEIKEGENVLEIGTGSGYQTAVLCELGARVYSIERQRELYKKTKAFLNKIGYRPKHLSFGDGYKGLPAYAPFDKIIVTAGAPFVPKDLLGQLKVGGRLVIPVGEDVQIMTLFVRKSPTEFDKTEFGEFRFVPLLEDKN, via the coding sequence TTGTATAAAGATACTTTTCGACATAAAGGAAAAAGACAACAACTGGTTGAGGTCATTATCAAAAAAGGAATACAGGATCGCAGGGTTTTACATGCGATAGGTAAAATTCCGCGCCATCTTTTTATGGACAGTAGTTTTGAAGATCATGCCTACCAGGATAAAGCGTTTCCTATTGCAGCCGATCAAACTATCTCTCAGCCATATACCGTGGCTTTTCAGAGTGAACTTTTAGAAATTAAAGAAGGGGAAAACGTCCTTGAAATAGGGACGGGTAGCGGATATCAAACCGCGGTTTTATGTGAGCTAGGCGCAAGGGTATATAGCATCGAACGCCAAAGGGAGTTATATAAAAAAACAAAAGCATTTTTAAACAAAATCGGCTATCGTCCTAAACATCTTAGTTTTGGTGATGGCTATAAAGGTTTACCTGCGTACGCTCCTTTCGATAAGATTATTGTTACTGCCGGTGCGCCTTTTGTACCAAAAGATTTGTTGGGCCAGTTAAAAGTAGGAGGCAGGTTAGTGATTCCCGTGGGGGAAGATGTGCAGATTATGACGCTCTTTGTGCGAAAATCTCCAACCGAATTCGATAAAACCGAGTTTGGAGAATTTCGTTTTGTACCTCTTTTGGAAGATAAGAATTAG